In Nicotiana tabacum cultivar K326 chromosome 11, ASM71507v2, whole genome shotgun sequence, a single window of DNA contains:
- the LOC107775069 gene encoding uncharacterized protein LOC107775069 isoform X2: protein MKLKQLEGLLGSLEQFSSPKIELEQYPTGAHIASRMLYTADNSFEDVNSKVVADFGCGCGTLGLAAGLLGAGSVIGLDIDTESLEIASANADELEVVETVVMNPPFGTRRKGADMEFLSAAMKVASQAVYSLHKTTTREHVKRAALRDYHARTAEVICELRYDVPQLYKFHKKKEVDIAVDLWRLVPQRKQERSL from the exons atgaagctgaagCAATTAGAAGGTCTTCTGGGTTCTCTTGAACAGTTCTCCAGCCCAAAG ATTGAACTAGAACAATATCCTACTGGAGCCCACATTGCTTCTCGCATGCTTTACACT GCTGACAATTCATTTGAGGATGTGAACAGTAAAGTGGTTGCTGATTTTGGATGTGGATGTGGTACATTAGGCCTTGCTGCTGGCCTTTTGGGAGCTGG AAGTGTTATTGGGCTTGATATTGATACTGAGTCTCTTGAGATTGCATCTGCAAACGCTGATGAACTTGAG GTTGTTGAGACGGTGGTGATGAATCCACCTTTTGGTACACGGAGGAAAGGTGCTGACATGGAATTTCTCTCTGCGGCTATGAAG GTTGCTTCTCAAGCAGTTTATTCGTTGCATAAGACCACAACAAGAGAA CATGTGAAAAGAGCAGCCTTGCGAGATTATCATGCAAGAACTGCTGAAGTTATATGTGAG CTTCGGTATGATGTGCCACAACTTTacaaatttcacaagaaaaaggaGGTCGACATTGCTGTGGACCTCTGGCGTTTGGTTCCTCAAAGAAAGCAAGAAAGATCTCTGTAG
- the LOC107775069 gene encoding uncharacterized protein LOC107775069 isoform X1, which yields MKLKQLEGLLGSLEQFSSPKIELEQYPTGAHIASRMLYTADNSFEDVNSKVVADFGCGCGTLGLAAGLLGAGSVIGLDIDTESLEIASANADELELDMNFIQCDIRNLKWRGQVVETVVMNPPFGTRRKGADMEFLSAAMKVASQAVYSLHKTTTREHVKRAALRDYHARTAEVICELRYDVPQLYKFHKKKEVDIAVDLWRLVPQRKQERSL from the exons atgaagctgaagCAATTAGAAGGTCTTCTGGGTTCTCTTGAACAGTTCTCCAGCCCAAAG ATTGAACTAGAACAATATCCTACTGGAGCCCACATTGCTTCTCGCATGCTTTACACT GCTGACAATTCATTTGAGGATGTGAACAGTAAAGTGGTTGCTGATTTTGGATGTGGATGTGGTACATTAGGCCTTGCTGCTGGCCTTTTGGGAGCTGG AAGTGTTATTGGGCTTGATATTGATACTGAGTCTCTTGAGATTGCATCTGCAAACGCTGATGAACTTGAG TTAGACATGAATTTTATTCAATGTGACATTAGAAACTTAAAATGGAGAG GTCAGGTTGTTGAGACGGTGGTGATGAATCCACCTTTTGGTACACGGAGGAAAGGTGCTGACATGGAATTTCTCTCTGCGGCTATGAAG GTTGCTTCTCAAGCAGTTTATTCGTTGCATAAGACCACAACAAGAGAA CATGTGAAAAGAGCAGCCTTGCGAGATTATCATGCAAGAACTGCTGAAGTTATATGTGAG CTTCGGTATGATGTGCCACAACTTTacaaatttcacaagaaaaaggaGGTCGACATTGCTGTGGACCTCTGGCGTTTGGTTCCTCAAAGAAAGCAAGAAAGATCTCTGTAG
- the LOC107775070 gene encoding uncharacterized protein LOC107775070 — protein MANNIDAENNTDTANIGVTSAAPAPVALPYARSFPDVSIIEIFANENFKCWQERIFSLLDVHGVAHALLHPQPSADVDNKIVESWQYANKVCRHTILQTISNELFDVYCSYKEAKAIWEALIKKFTTEDSTKQKFVVGKFYQWQMRDDKEMNIQINEFQKMLEDLKAERVPLPEKFVAGVLIEKLLDSWSDYKNNLKHKQKNFTIEEIVTHILIEDSNRKESAKARMTALKANLVQNSNNNRKRYENKSQGCKPKNPNLKRKKGSCFVCGKPSHHASRCKYRERNDKEKTNTHTANLAEGCDIIAAVISQVNIVAHAKEWVIDSGATRYIYANREAFSSYTPLEDDKEEVYLGDSCTTKVLGKGKLLLKLFGKNFSPC, from the coding sequence ATGGCAAATAACATTGATGCTGAAAATAATACTGATACCGCCAATATTGGCGTTACATCCGCTGCTCCAGCCCCAGTTGCACTTCCATATGCCAGGTCTTTTCCAGATGTGTCAATTATTGAAATTTTTGCCAATGAAAATTTCAAATGTTGGCAAGAACGTATTTTCTCACTGCTTGATGTCCATGGTGTTGCACATGCACTGCTGCATCCACAACCTAGTGCAGACGTTGATAATAAAATAGTGGAATCATGGCAATATGCCAACAAGGTATGCCGTCATACAATATTGCAAACTATTTCTAATGAACTGTTTGACGTGTATTGCAGTTATAAAGAAGCAAAAGCTATCTGGGAAGCTTTAATTAAAAAATTCACTACTGAAGattctacaaaacaaaaatttgtaGTAGGAAAATTTTATCAGTGGCAGATGAGAGATGATAAAGAGATGAACATACAAATCAACGAATTTCAAAAAATGTTAGAAGACTTGAAGGCCGAGAGGGTGCCTTTACCAGAGAAGTTTGTTGCTGGAGTTCTAATTGAGAAGCTGCTTGACTCATGGAGTGACTACAAAAACAACTTAAAGCACAAACAGAAAAATTTCACCATTGAGGAAATTGTGACCCACATCCTAATTGAAGATTCCAACAGAAAAGAATCTGCCAAAGCTAGGATGACAGCTCTCAAAGCAAACTTAGTGcaaaacagcaacaacaaccgcAAAAGGTACGAGAATAAGTCTCAAGGTTGCAAGCCTAAAAATCCTAACCTTAAAAGGAAAAAGGGCTCTTGTTTTGTTTGTGGAAAACCAAGCCACCATGCCTCACGGTGCAAGTACAGAGAAAGAAATGACAAAGAAAAAACTAATACTCATACGGCTAACTTAGCTGAAGGATGTGATATTATTGCAGCTGTCATTTCTCAAGTAAACATTGTAGCACATGCAAAAGAATGGGTGATAGACTCTGGGGCTACTCGGTACATTTATGCAAATCGAGAAGCATTTTCCTCTTATACTCCTCTAGAGGATGATAAAGAAGAAGTCTACCTTGGAGACTCATGTACTACCAAAGTCTTGGGCAAGGGTAAACTTCTCCTGAAACtctttgggaaaaactttagccCTTGTTGA
- the LOC107811342 gene encoding uncharacterized protein LOC107811342, whose product MQIIWEPILPETVKVNTDGSFSKESGKAGIDGVVRDYHGDLIMAFSMPINCDSNKMADAKTTEFGGKWCSQNGYANFSLELDSMIIVEILTERDTNNLKIKMLIDRTSNIVQHARINVKHCFREDNQVADCLAKLAITTNKRRVFHSIQQLPNSVK is encoded by the coding sequence ATGCAAATTATATGGGAACCTATTTTGCCGGAAACTGTCAAAGTTAATACCGATGGTAGCTTTAGCAAGGAAAGTGGAAAAGCAGGCATTGATGGGGTGGTCAGGGACTATCATGGTGACCTCATTATGGCTTTTTCTATGCCTATCAATTGTGATAGTAACAAAATGGCGGATGCAAAAACGACTGAGTTTGGAGGGAAATGGTGTAGCCAAAATGGATATGCTAATTTTTCTCTTGAACTTGACTCTATGATTATTGTCGAGATTCTTACAGAAAGAGATACAAACAACTTGAAGATCAAGATGCTGATTGATAGAACCTCCAACATTGTTCAACATGCTAGAATTAATGTAAAGCATTGCTTCAGAGAAGATAACCAAGTAGCAGATTGTCTTGCAAAGTTGGCCATTACCACAAATAAGAGGAGAGTGTTCCACTCAATCCAACAACTACCCAATAGTGTTAAATGA